In one Saccharibacillus brassicae genomic region, the following are encoded:
- a CDS encoding zinc-binding alcohol dehydrogenase family protein — protein MTRGIVCEEIGRLVWREDLPEPTIAPGRAIVRIRRIGICGTDLHAYRGRQPFFDYPRILGHELAGVIEEVGDNSEGLRAGDQVSLIPYIHCGRCGACLSGKTNCCRQMQVFGVHTDGGMRERVSMPVSHLIRTERLTLDQSAMLEPLAIGAHGIRRAGVQAGDTVLVIGAGPIGLGVMVLARHAGANVIAMDLNAERLGFCRSWAGVGQTLTASGDSLAQLEALTNGELVPIVIDATGSAESMQQAFRFVSHGGTLVYVGLVKGQIAFDDPHFHSRELTLSASRNATRQDFDFVLDAMAAGVIDADRYITHRAPLEEAAERFESWLRPESKVIKAMVEIGD, from the coding sequence ATGACCCGGGGCATCGTCTGCGAAGAGATCGGGCGCCTCGTATGGCGCGAAGACCTGCCGGAGCCGACGATTGCGCCGGGCCGCGCAATCGTCCGCATTCGCCGGATCGGCATCTGCGGCACGGACCTGCACGCGTACCGGGGCCGGCAGCCTTTTTTCGACTATCCGCGTATTCTCGGGCATGAACTGGCGGGCGTCATCGAAGAAGTCGGCGATAACAGCGAGGGGCTCCGCGCCGGTGATCAGGTGAGTCTGATTCCGTATATACACTGCGGCCGATGCGGCGCCTGCCTAAGTGGGAAGACCAACTGCTGCCGGCAGATGCAAGTGTTCGGCGTCCACACGGACGGCGGGATGCGCGAGCGGGTCTCGATGCCGGTCAGCCATCTGATCCGCACCGAAAGACTGACGCTCGACCAGTCGGCGATGCTGGAGCCGCTTGCGATCGGTGCGCACGGCATCCGGCGCGCCGGCGTGCAGGCCGGCGACACGGTGCTCGTTATCGGCGCGGGGCCGATCGGGCTCGGCGTCATGGTCCTCGCCCGGCATGCCGGCGCGAACGTGATCGCGATGGACCTGAACGCGGAGCGGCTGGGATTTTGCCGCTCCTGGGCCGGCGTCGGACAGACGCTGACGGCGTCAGGCGATTCGCTTGCGCAGCTGGAAGCGCTGACGAACGGCGAACTTGTTCCGATCGTGATCGACGCGACAGGCAGCGCGGAATCGATGCAGCAGGCGTTCCGCTTCGTCTCGCACGGCGGCACGCTCGTCTATGTCGGCCTGGTCAAAGGGCAGATCGCGTTCGACGATCCGCATTTTCACAGCCGCGAGCTGACGCTGTCGGCCAGCCGCAACGCCACGCGGCAGGACTTCGATTTTGTGCTGGACGCAATGGCCGCCGGTGTGATCGACGCGGATCGGTATATTACGCACCGGGCGCCTCTGGAAGAAGCGGCGGAACGATTCGAGTCGTGGCTGCGGCCGGAATCGAAAGTGATCAAGGCGATGGTAGAGATCGGCGATTGA
- a CDS encoding aldo/keto reductase: protein MQTRTLGRTGLEVSALSFGASSLGSVFRETDDRESIRTVHSAIDAGINYIDVSPYYGLTKAETVLGQAISGLPRDKFLLSSKAGRYGDAEFDFTAERIVRSVEDSLKRLHTDYLDILFLHDIEFASADVIVEEAVPAMHALKRQGKIRFSGISGLPLALFEQVLPRIDVDAILSYCHYSLNDNSLLALLPLLEERGVGVVNASPLSMGLLGTRPIADWHPAGETLRAACRRAAEHCAARGGDIAKLAIQYSTRHDNIPTTLVSTATPANIAKNAAWVDEPLDEELLLEVLDILKPVHRLSWPSGRPEYNVAADLSAAATEEGRP from the coding sequence ATGCAAACACGTACACTCGGCCGCACCGGACTGGAGGTGTCGGCGTTAAGCTTCGGCGCGTCCTCGCTCGGCTCGGTATTCCGCGAGACGGACGACCGCGAAAGTATCCGCACCGTGCATAGCGCGATTGACGCGGGGATCAATTATATCGACGTGTCGCCCTACTACGGCCTGACCAAAGCCGAGACGGTGCTCGGGCAGGCCATCTCCGGGCTGCCGCGGGACAAGTTCCTGCTCTCTTCCAAAGCCGGCCGCTACGGCGACGCGGAATTCGACTTCACGGCGGAGCGGATCGTGCGCAGCGTCGAAGACAGCCTGAAGCGGCTGCATACGGACTACCTCGATATCCTGTTCCTGCACGATATCGAGTTCGCTTCGGCGGACGTCATCGTCGAAGAAGCGGTTCCGGCCATGCATGCGCTCAAGCGGCAGGGCAAGATCCGCTTCTCCGGCATTAGCGGACTGCCGCTCGCGCTGTTCGAGCAGGTGCTGCCGCGAATCGACGTCGATGCGATTCTGTCGTACTGCCATTATTCGCTCAACGACAATTCGCTGCTGGCGCTGCTGCCCCTGCTCGAAGAACGGGGCGTCGGCGTCGTCAACGCGTCGCCGCTATCGATGGGACTGCTCGGCACCCGCCCGATCGCCGATTGGCATCCCGCGGGCGAGACGTTGAGAGCCGCCTGCCGCAGAGCGGCGGAACACTGTGCGGCGAGAGGCGGCGACATCGCCAAGCTGGCGATCCAGTATTCGACGCGCCATGACAACATTCCGACGACGCTCGTCAGCACGGCGACTCCGGCCAATATCGCCAAGAACGCGGCCTGGGTCGACGAACCGCTCGACGAAGAACTGCTGCTTGAAGTGCTGGACATCCTCAAGCCGGTCCATCGTCTCTCCTGGCCGAGCGGACGCCCGGAGTATAACGTCGCGGCCGACCTATCGGCGGCCGCGACGGAAGAAGGCCGCCCATGA